TAGCAATTGAAAAATCATTGCAAACACTTATTGAAAGACATCTTGAATCATTTCTTGGCGTGAGATTTTTGGCTACAGAATATTCAACAGGGAAAACACATGCAGGGAGGATAGATACACTTGGTATAGATGAGAATAACTTTCCTGTAATTATTGAATATAAGCGATCATTAAATCAAAATGTAATTAATCAAGGATTGTATTATTTAGATTGGTTACTAGACCATAAAGCAGAGTTTACGTTACACGCCATGAAGAAGTTTGGGAAGGAAATTGAAAATCAAATTGATTGGACTAGTCCTCGGTTAATTTGCATTGCGGGAGATTTTACTAAGTTCGATGAGCATGCAATTCAACAGATAAATAGAAACATACAGTTAATCAGATATAAAAAATATGAAGAGGATTTATTTCTATTTGAACTAGTTAACGCTACTTCAATACAACCTATTACGGATGTAACTCCTACATTACAAGGGGTAATAAAAAATCAATATAAAACTGTTACCGAATATTTATCACAGGCTAACAAGGAATTAAGTGACCGATATGAAGCATTAAAAGCATTTTTGTTAGCTTTAGGTGATGACGTTCAAATTAATGTTCTAAAAAACTATTTTGCTTTTAAAAGAATAAAGAACTTTGCATGCGTTGAGGTACATCCACAAACCGAGAAAATTTTGGTTTACGTCAAAGTTGATCCAGATTCAATTACTTTAGAAGATGGCTTCACTAGAGATGTTAGAAACATAGGTCATTTCGGAACAGGGAGCCTTGAAATCAAAATCGGATCTGATAATGACCTTGTGAGAGCGAAACAATTGTTAATAGAAAGTTATGAGTTAAGCTAGCATCCTGAATTACATAATTGACATTATAGGTACTATATGCTCAGATTGGGGACTGAGAATAATTGAACCCATCCATTTTTTAAAATTTAATGCTTTATAAATCCCGTCACTATGTTAAACTACTAAACTATTTAAAATTTGAAGTTATTCCGGGGGTTTTTATAAATTTATTAATTTTTAGTAAGTTTACCTAAAAAAGAAAATTTCAAATCACGAGCAAAGATTAAAAGTTGGAACAATAGTATTAATTTGATAATATCCCCATAGAAACACAATGTAATTGTGTTTCATTGATAGAATCGGGCGAATCCGCGTCATTACTGGCTTTTCTCTCAATTTCGCCACAAGCGATAAATTTCATAGACCTTGAAAGCAACATATCGTAAAATTAGATGTGGATATGTTTCATACATAAAGAGAGATTCGACGGAAGGAGATTCGCCCGAAAAATGGAATTCGTTCAACCGATTCGCGATAAGAAAAAGATCGAAGCGATGAAGAGAGTCCTGCGATCGAATTTAAGAGATCACTGTTTATTTGTTTTAGGGATTAATTCCGGACTCCGGATATCGGATCTATTAGATCTCAAAATATCGGACGTGATTGATCCTCGAGGGAAGGTAAAAGATAGGATCGATATCCGTGAGGAAAAGACCGGAAAGTCGAAAAATTTTCCGATCGGTGATAATGCTAAGAAATCGATTCGGGAATATTTGTTGACTCGGAATTATTCTCTCGATCAACCTCTCTTTATTTCTCGTAAAGGGGATAATCAACCGATCAACCGGGTTCAGGCTTATAAAATTTTGAATGCTGCAGCCGAAATGGTGGGTATTGAAGAAAAGATCGGGACCCATTCTATGAGAAAGACCTTTGGCTATCATGCCTATCAAGATGGAAGATCAATCGAATTGATCCAAAAAATATTAAATCA
This is a stretch of genomic DNA from Brevibacillus choshinensis. It encodes these proteins:
- a CDS encoding DUF5655 domain-containing protein; the encoded protein is MGDIKLFRINSSQVKELQGHSVAIEKSLQTLIERHLESFLGVRFLATEYSTGKTHAGRIDTLGIDENNFPVIIEYKRSLNQNVINQGLYYLDWLLDHKAEFTLHAMKKFGKEIENQIDWTSPRLICIAGDFTKFDEHAIQQINRNIQLIRYKKYEEDLFLFELVNATSIQPITDVTPTLQGVIKNQYKTVTEYLSQANKELSDRYEALKAFLLALGDDVQINVLKNYFAFKRIKNFACVEVHPQTEKILVYVKVDPDSITLEDGFTRDVRNIGHFGTGSLEIKIGSDNDLVRAKQLLIESYELS
- a CDS encoding site-specific integrase, with amino-acid sequence MEFVQPIRDKKKIEAMKRVLRSNLRDHCLFVLGINSGLRISDLLDLKISDVIDPRGKVKDRIDIREEKTGKSKNFPIGDNAKKSIREYLLTRNYSLDQPLFISRKGDNQPINRVQAYKILNAAAEMVGIEEKIGTHSMRKTFGYHAYQDGRSIELIQKILNHTSPSVTLRYIGITQDEMDDVYLSINL